From the genome of Bacillota bacterium, one region includes:
- a CDS encoding serine acetyltransferase — protein MRRVLQAAERLHAAQQQGNLREPVAPRYPDYERVIRLVGKLRRVLFPGHYSGRQAVRLDLTALNERLGDIFWDLADEIHSARAHACDTSASLCPQLSWAQSVAAAFLAELPRIRDLLCDDVQAAFDGDPAAKSLDEILLAYPGFFAVLVYRLAHELWLRGVPLIPRMMTEYAHSVTGIDIHPGARIGRSFFIDHGTGVVIGETAVIGDRVKLYQGVTIGALSFPKDESGALIRNQKRHPTLEDDVVVYSGATILGGETVVGRGAVIGGNCWVTESVPAGAMVLHRPTVELRPPRQAGGAQNG, from the coding sequence ATGCGGCGCGTGCTGCAGGCGGCCGAGCGCCTGCACGCGGCGCAGCAGCAGGGCAACCTGCGCGAGCCGGTGGCTCCCCGCTACCCCGACTACGAGCGCGTCATCCGCCTGGTCGGCAAGCTGCGCCGGGTGCTCTTCCCCGGCCACTACAGCGGGCGCCAGGCGGTCCGCCTCGACCTGACGGCCCTCAACGAGCGGCTGGGCGACATCTTCTGGGACCTGGCCGACGAGATCCATTCGGCGCGGGCGCACGCCTGCGACACCTCGGCCTCGCTCTGCCCGCAGCTGAGCTGGGCGCAGTCGGTGGCCGCCGCCTTCCTGGCCGAGCTGCCGCGCATCCGCGACCTGCTCTGCGACGACGTGCAGGCGGCCTTCGACGGCGACCCGGCGGCCAAGAGCCTGGACGAGATCCTGCTCGCCTACCCCGGCTTCTTCGCCGTCCTCGTCTACCGCCTGGCCCACGAGCTCTGGCTCCGCGGCGTGCCGCTCATCCCGCGCATGATGACCGAGTACGCCCACAGCGTGACGGGCATCGACATCCACCCGGGCGCGCGGATCGGGCGGAGCTTCTTCATCGACCACGGCACCGGCGTGGTCATCGGCGAGACGGCGGTCATCGGCGACCGGGTGAAGCTCTACCAGGGCGTCACCATCGGCGCCCTCAGCTTCCCCAAGGACGAGAGCGGGGCGCTCATCCGCAACCAGAAGCGTCACCCCACGCTGGAGGACGACGTGGTGGTCTACTCGGGCGCCACCATCCTGGGCGGCGAGACCGTCGTCGGGCGCGGCGCGGTCATCGGCGGCAACTGCTGGGTGACCGAGAGCGTGCCCGCCGGCGCCATGGTCCTCCACCGGCCGACGGTGGAGCTGCGGCCGCCGCGCCAGGCAGGCGGCGCCCAGAACGGCTGA
- a CDS encoding SH3 domain-containing protein, with the protein MSAMSDLKALADQLRAHESELMPTYEELARAAEAPAEVKIVHQLRAYQRLQLLSLELLGDRVPERFLGFGRVTASDVNIRSAPNGQAGLVGKAQQGDQVIICSYQGYWVEVQVMHGPSGYIFRDYVQEEGG; encoded by the coding sequence GTGAGCGCCATGTCCGACCTGAAGGCGCTGGCGGACCAGCTGCGGGCGCACGAGTCGGAGCTGATGCCCACCTACGAGGAGCTGGCGCGCGCCGCCGAGGCTCCCGCCGAGGTGAAGATCGTCCACCAGCTCCGCGCCTACCAGCGCCTGCAGCTGCTCAGCCTGGAGCTGCTGGGCGACCGGGTGCCGGAACGCTTCCTGGGTTTCGGCCGGGTGACCGCCAGCGACGTCAACATCCGCTCCGCGCCCAACGGCCAGGCGGGCCTGGTGGGCAAGGCGCAGCAGGGCGACCAGGTGATCATCTGCAGCTACCAGGGCTACTGGGTGGAGGTGCAGGTGATGCACGGGCCGTCGGGCTACATCTTCCGCGACTACGTGCAGGAGGAAGGCGGCTGA
- a CDS encoding HD domain-containing protein: protein MHGDITLTGEEAWLLDAPEVQRLRWVQQLGTAYLVYPGCRHSRFEHALGTLAAAGRILAGLRAAGFDVAPEVERAVRAAALLHDVTHVPFGHTLEDERGLLPRHDRGPRLGLLLRGELGRRLERLGLLGPVREILEPESGEERAAGGGLPPWARELVAGTVDADLLDYLRRDAYYAGLKPDYDDRVYRYFVLDGGHLALNLQDRGIDRPDARSEVIQVLRTRYFLTERVYFHHAKVASGAMVSRAVETVLEAGGVDEERLLRLGDQTLLEWLAGGAGLRSGARETVAGLARALLERRLLKRAYVLTARSTGRDERAELTRLYWRRGEPRRRLEAELAGEAGLAEGWVVVWCAQESAMKEARVRVVSASGRRELDGPEVEVLDQAYRGLWRLYVFAPREARTRVEAAAERRFGRPSELQPPS, encoded by the coding sequence GTGCACGGCGACATCACCCTGACCGGCGAGGAAGCCTGGCTCCTCGACGCCCCCGAGGTGCAGCGGCTGCGCTGGGTGCAGCAGCTGGGCACCGCCTACCTGGTCTACCCCGGCTGCCGCCACAGCCGCTTCGAGCACGCCCTGGGCACACTAGCCGCCGCCGGCCGCATCCTGGCCGGGCTCCGGGCGGCCGGCTTCGACGTGGCGCCCGAGGTGGAGCGGGCGGTCCGCGCGGCGGCGCTTCTCCACGACGTCACCCACGTCCCCTTCGGCCACACCCTGGAGGACGAGCGCGGCCTCCTCCCGCGCCACGACCGCGGCCCGCGCCTGGGCCTCCTGCTGCGCGGCGAGCTGGGCCGCCGCCTGGAGAGGCTCGGCCTGCTGGGGCCGGTGCGCGAGATCCTGGAGCCCGAGTCCGGGGAGGAGCGAGCCGCCGGGGGCGGGCTCCCCCCCTGGGCCCGGGAGCTGGTGGCCGGCACGGTCGACGCCGACCTCCTGGACTACCTGCGCCGCGACGCCTACTACGCCGGGCTGAAGCCCGACTACGACGACCGCGTCTACCGCTACTTCGTCCTGGACGGGGGCCATCTCGCCCTCAACCTGCAGGACCGCGGCATCGACCGGCCCGACGCGCGCTCGGAGGTGATCCAGGTCCTGCGCACGCGCTACTTCCTCACCGAGCGCGTCTACTTCCACCACGCCAAGGTGGCCTCGGGGGCCATGGTCTCGCGGGCGGTGGAGACGGTGCTGGAGGCGGGAGGCGTCGACGAGGAGCGGCTTCTCCGGCTGGGCGACCAGACGCTCCTGGAGTGGCTGGCGGGCGGAGCCGGGCTCCGGAGCGGCGCTCGCGAGACGGTGGCCGGCCTGGCGCGCGCCCTCCTGGAGCGGCGCCTGCTCAAGCGCGCCTACGTCCTGACGGCGCGGAGCACCGGGCGCGACGAGCGCGCGGAGCTGACGCGCCTCTACTGGCGCCGGGGCGAGCCCCGGCGCCGGCTGGAGGCGGAGCTGGCCGGGGAGGCCGGCCTGGCGGAGGGCTGGGTGGTCGTCTGGTGCGCCCAGGAGAGCGCCATGAAGGAGGCGCGGGTGCGGGTGGTCAGCGCCTCGGGCCGGCGGGAGCTGGACGGCCCCGAGGTGGAGGTGCTGGACCAGGCCTACCGCGGCCTCTGGCGCCTCTACGTCTTCGCGCCCCGAGAGGCGCGCACGCGCGTCGAGGCGGCGGCGGAGCGGCGCTTCGGGCGGCCCAGCGAACTCCAGCCGCCGTCCTAG
- a CDS encoding cytochrome b N-terminal domain-containing protein has translation MVILQSLALHLHPVRVPKRATRLTYTWGLGGLSVWLFLILTFTGVFLMFYYVPDVPGAYFSIQNLATSVTFGQFMRNLHRWAAHAMVLLVFMHMTRVFLTGAYKPPREYNWMVGVGLLVLTFLLSFTGYLLPWDQLALWAITVGTNMAGSTPLIGGAVRTALLGGFSVGPSTLVRWYTLHVIFLPLALIVGMSVHFWRIRKDGGISTPIYEEEEIGSHVQLAQ, from the coding sequence ATGGTCATCCTGCAGAGCCTCGCGCTCCACCTGCACCCGGTCCGGGTGCCCAAGCGGGCCACCCGTCTCACCTACACCTGGGGATTGGGCGGGCTGAGCGTCTGGCTCTTCCTCATCCTGACGTTCACCGGCGTCTTTCTGATGTTCTATTACGTGCCCGACGTACCCGGGGCGTACTTCTCGATCCAGAACCTGGCCACCAGCGTCACCTTCGGCCAGTTCATGCGCAACCTCCACCGCTGGGCGGCGCACGCCATGGTCCTCCTGGTCTTCATGCACATGACGCGCGTCTTCCTCACCGGTGCCTATAAGCCCCCGCGCGAGTACAACTGGATGGTCGGCGTGGGTCTCCTCGTCCTCACCTTCCTGCTCAGCTTCACCGGCTACCTGCTGCCCTGGGACCAGCTGGCGCTCTGGGCCATCACCGTGGGCACCAACATGGCCGGCTCGACGCCGCTGATCGGCGGCGCCGTGCGCACGGCGCTGCTGGGCGGGTTCAGCGTGGGGCCGTCCACGCTGGTCCGCTGGTACACGCTTCACGTCATCTTCCTGCCGCTGGCGCTGATCGTGGGGATGAGCGTCCATTTCTGGCGCATCCGCAAGGACGGCGGCATCTCCACCCCCATCTACGAGGAAGAGGAGATCGGGAGCCATGTCCAGCTTGCCCAGTGA
- a CDS encoding menaquinol-cytochrome C reductase yields MSSLPSERREAEARPQAGSRERFFEDVPEEELRRVYVWPNLLSIELIGGLLLLLLLSLLAIFVNAPLESLANDEKTPDPSKAPWYFLGLQELLLHMHPSLAGVIVPGVVILGLMAIPYIDRERVGTGIYFTTKKGLPIALFSLAYTAVWELALILLDQYLPAAEGGHGLGPYLHTVLGWPEWISAIVVPSAIMLFIPALLVLLVKRRWQADTREVMIALYAFFFASFWTLTIVGTFFRGESMNLVLPWNLPGFSQ; encoded by the coding sequence ATGTCCAGCTTGCCCAGTGAGCGCCGCGAGGCGGAGGCGCGCCCGCAGGCCGGTTCGCGCGAGCGCTTCTTCGAGGACGTGCCCGAGGAGGAGCTGCGCCGCGTCTACGTCTGGCCCAACCTGCTGAGCATCGAGCTGATCGGGGGCCTCTTGCTCCTGCTCCTGCTCAGCCTCCTGGCCATCTTCGTCAACGCGCCGCTGGAGTCGCTGGCCAACGACGAGAAGACCCCCGACCCCTCCAAAGCGCCCTGGTACTTCCTGGGGCTGCAGGAGCTGCTGCTCCACATGCACCCCTCGCTGGCCGGCGTCATCGTGCCCGGCGTGGTCATCCTGGGGCTGATGGCCATCCCGTATATCGACCGCGAGCGGGTGGGGACGGGCATCTACTTCACGACCAAGAAGGGCCTTCCCATCGCCCTCTTCTCCCTGGCCTACACGGCCGTCTGGGAGTTGGCCCTGATCCTCCTGGACCAGTACCTGCCGGCGGCCGAGGGCGGGCACGGCCTGGGGCCCTACCTGCACACGGTGCTGGGCTGGCCGGAGTGGATCTCGGCCATCGTGGTGCCCAGCGCCATCATGCTCTTCATCCCGGCGCTACTGGTCCTGCTGGTGAAGCGACGCTGGCAGGCGGACACGCGGGAAGTGATGATCGCGCTCTACGCCTTCTTCTTCGCCTCCTTCTGGACGCTGACCATCGTCGGGACGTTCTTCCGCGGCGAGAGCATGAACCTGGTGCTGCCCTGGAACCTGCCCGGTTTCAGCCAGTAG
- a CDS encoding Rieske 2Fe-2S domain-containing protein codes for MSVQPEEQQPGPAQRPVAEPEKVGRRRLLRYIMWGSTGVFALATAGMGLGMFWPRKIQGFGGKVVAGPVSKFAQPLSVTVVREGKFYVSHVTRQYAPVEGLIALYWRCVHLGCTVPWVPAEDRFHCPCHGSIYDHAGKNIAGPAPRPLDWMPLTIENGTVVVDTGKINQRHAVEANQITPIKG; via the coding sequence ATGAGCGTACAACCCGAGGAACAGCAGCCGGGGCCGGCGCAGAGGCCAGTGGCCGAACCGGAGAAGGTGGGCCGGAGGCGGCTCCTCCGCTACATCATGTGGGGCTCGACGGGCGTCTTCGCGCTGGCCACGGCGGGCATGGGCCTGGGCATGTTCTGGCCCCGGAAGATCCAGGGCTTCGGCGGCAAGGTGGTGGCCGGGCCGGTCAGCAAGTTCGCCCAGCCGCTCAGCGTCACCGTGGTCCGCGAGGGCAAGTTCTACGTCTCCCACGTCACCAGGCAGTACGCGCCCGTGGAAGGGCTGATCGCCCTCTACTGGCGCTGCGTCCACCTGGGCTGCACGGTGCCGTGGGTGCCGGCGGAGGACCGTTTCCACTGCCCCTGCCACGGCTCCATCTACGACCACGCGGGCAAGAACATCGCCGGGCCGGCGCCGCGGCCGCTGGACTGGATGCCGCTCACCATCGAGAACGGGACGGTGGTGGTGGACACCGGCAAGATCAACCAGCGGCACGCGGTGGAGGCGAACCAGATCACGCCCATCAAGGGCTGA
- a CDS encoding c-type cytochrome, producing the protein MADEPVQDRERVYFLVTTLAWLLVLLVVGYAIYDPLRMASAASQQHQAAIEDGARIYAQYCMVCHGPNGEGVVGKPLNRADLQGDPATKQDVVAMLTQTITNGRPGSTVPHWVRLPDGSWASFTAMPAWGRSQNGPLDEQMVSDVVAFIMNGDFSLAGKYTPPMGTGTVSQEQAAKLSSSELMQKLVQQLPRPAGLDASTYARAQQLIAKYGCLSCHTIGSVGGRIGPDLTQVGSWGLDASFLQNWLLHAPTVKDRAPVYWSNFQDPFPVLERALGGTGGSQGALAPLPAPTPLEHPTDMPNFQQSMGMTPADAQTLADYLLHLK; encoded by the coding sequence GTGGCCGATGAGCCGGTCCAGGACCGCGAACGGGTCTACTTCCTGGTCACCACCCTGGCCTGGCTTCTCGTCCTGCTGGTGGTGGGCTACGCCATCTACGATCCGCTGCGCATGGCGAGCGCGGCCTCCCAGCAGCACCAGGCGGCCATCGAGGACGGGGCGCGCATCTACGCGCAGTACTGTATGGTCTGCCACGGCCCCAACGGCGAGGGCGTGGTGGGCAAGCCGCTCAACCGGGCCGACCTGCAGGGCGACCCGGCCACCAAGCAGGACGTGGTGGCCATGCTGACGCAGACCATCACCAACGGCCGCCCCGGCTCGACGGTGCCGCACTGGGTGCGCCTGCCCGACGGCAGCTGGGCCTCCTTCACGGCCATGCCCGCCTGGGGGCGGTCGCAGAACGGGCCGCTGGACGAGCAGATGGTGAGCGACGTGGTGGCCTTCATCATGAACGGCGACTTCTCGCTGGCCGGCAAGTACACGCCGCCCATGGGCACGGGGACGGTCAGCCAGGAGCAGGCCGCCAAGCTGAGCTCCTCGGAGCTGATGCAGAAGCTGGTCCAGCAGCTGCCGCGGCCGGCCGGGCTGGACGCCTCCACCTACGCCCGGGCGCAGCAGCTGATCGCCAAGTACGGCTGCCTCAGCTGCCACACCATCGGCTCGGTGGGCGGCCGCATCGGGCCCGACCTGACGCAGGTGGGCAGCTGGGGGCTGGACGCGAGCTTCCTGCAGAACTGGCTCTTGCACGCGCCCACGGTGAAGGACCGGGCGCCCGTCTACTGGTCCAACTTCCAGGATCCCTTCCCGGTGCTGGAGCGGGCGCTGGGCGGGACGGGCGGCTCGCAGGGCGCGCTGGCGCCGCTGCCGGCGCCGACGCCGCTGGAGCATCCGACGGATATGCCCAACTTCCAGCAGTCGATGGGCATGACCCCCGCGGATGCGCAGACGCTGGCCGACTATCTGCTGCACCTGAAGTAG
- a CDS encoding 4Fe-4S binding protein, which produces MAYTIVEKCIGCSACEKVCPTEAIWGRQRELFHIDPELCIDCGACARVCPVQAIHDASGYFPPRIARRADWPKPVIDPDLCSGCTFCVDICPFDCLEIEGGSMFGTAKLVRPNACVSCGECEEVCIKGAIVVPGVRRRGQVA; this is translated from the coding sequence ATGGCGTACACCATCGTCGAGAAGTGCATCGGCTGCTCCGCCTGCGAGAAGGTCTGCCCCACCGAGGCCATCTGGGGCAGGCAGCGCGAACTCTTCCACATCGATCCCGAGCTGTGCATCGACTGCGGGGCCTGCGCCAGGGTCTGCCCGGTGCAGGCGATCCACGACGCCAGCGGCTATTTTCCGCCGCGCATCGCACGGCGCGCCGACTGGCCGAAACCCGTGATCGACCCCGATCTCTGCTCGGGCTGCACCTTCTGCGTCGACATCTGCCCGTTCGACTGCCTGGAGATCGAGGGGGGCTCCATGTTCGGCACGGCCAAGCTGGTGCGGCCCAACGCCTGCGTCAGCTGCGGCGAATGCGAGGAGGTCTGCATCAAGGGCGCCATTGTGGTGCCCGGCGTGCGCCGGCGCGGGCAGGTAGCCTGA
- a CDS encoding type III pantothenate kinase: MLLALDVGNTTTMLGLYRGRQLVRHWRVSTRPERTSDEWAVVLQVLFDRSGERPEEVDGAAVACVVPPALAALERFLRQELHVEPLVVGPGVHTGMPIRYENPREVGADRIVDAVAAYEKYGGPVIVVDFGTATTFDVVDAGGSYLGGVIAPGIGISTEALFEHASKLPRVELVRPPRVIGRNTVHSMQSGILFGFAGQVDALVRRIQRELGQETAVVATGGYAELVASESECIQRVDPFLTLAGLEIVYRRNQARAPALEPE; encoded by the coding sequence ATGTTACTCGCGCTTGACGTCGGCAACACGACCACCATGCTGGGCCTCTACCGCGGGCGCCAGCTGGTCCGCCACTGGCGCGTCTCGACGCGCCCGGAGCGGACGTCGGACGAGTGGGCGGTGGTGCTCCAGGTGCTCTTCGACCGCTCCGGCGAGCGGCCGGAGGAGGTGGACGGGGCCGCCGTCGCCTGCGTCGTCCCGCCCGCCCTGGCCGCCCTGGAACGCTTCCTGCGCCAGGAACTGCACGTGGAGCCGCTGGTGGTGGGCCCCGGGGTGCATACCGGCATGCCCATCCGCTACGAGAACCCGCGCGAGGTGGGCGCCGACCGCATCGTCGACGCCGTCGCCGCCTACGAGAAGTACGGCGGCCCGGTCATCGTGGTCGACTTTGGCACCGCCACCACCTTCGACGTGGTGGACGCCGGCGGAAGCTACCTGGGCGGCGTCATCGCGCCCGGCATCGGCATCTCCACCGAGGCGCTCTTCGAACACGCCTCCAAGCTTCCGCGCGTCGAGCTGGTCCGGCCGCCCCGCGTCATCGGGCGGAACACCGTCCACTCGATGCAGTCGGGCATCCTCTTCGGCTTCGCCGGACAGGTGGACGCCCTGGTGCGGCGGATCCAGCGCGAGCTGGGGCAAGAGACGGCCGTGGTGGCAACGGGGGGCTACGCCGAGCTGGTGGCGTCGGAGAGCGAGTGCATCCAGCGGGTCGACCCCTTCCTGACGCTGGCCGGCCTGGAGATCGTCTACCGCCGGAACCAGGCCAGGGCCCCGGCCCTCGAGCCGGAGTAA
- a CDS encoding ECF transporter S component: MHVAERRSRTRSMVVTALMGALVVVLGMTPLGFIPVPTPAGSATTIHIPVILAALAEGPLAGAVAGFLFGTFSYWQALTHAANPVARVMFSDPLVAFVPRILIGLVAWAAFRAARHRAGRAAVAALVALALGDATYRLAGGLPTSVRSPYPGVTPAGLVASLAVAAASAWLVLRWLRQRDVGPALAALAGSLTNTVGVLGLVTLRGYLPWQLSLGIAVVQGLPEALVAMVLTVAVYRGLRRSGLVAAAGGTVEAKVENVTRA, from the coding sequence GTGCACGTGGCAGAGCGCCGCTCCCGCACCCGCAGCATGGTCGTCACCGCCCTCATGGGCGCGCTGGTTGTCGTCCTGGGCATGACCCCGCTGGGCTTCATCCCGGTACCGACGCCCGCGGGCTCGGCCACCACCATCCACATCCCCGTCATCCTGGCGGCCCTGGCCGAGGGCCCGCTGGCCGGCGCGGTCGCCGGCTTTCTCTTCGGCACCTTCAGCTACTGGCAGGCGCTCACCCACGCCGCCAACCCGGTGGCCCGGGTGATGTTCAGCGACCCCCTGGTGGCCTTCGTGCCGCGCATCCTCATCGGTCTGGTGGCCTGGGCGGCCTTCCGGGCGGCCCGCCACCGCGCCGGTCGCGCTGCGGTGGCGGCGCTGGTGGCGCTGGCGCTGGGCGACGCCACCTACCGCCTGGCGGGGGGCCTGCCCACCTCGGTCCGCTCCCCCTACCCGGGGGTCACCCCCGCGGGCCTGGTCGCCTCGCTGGCGGTGGCCGCGGCCAGCGCCTGGCTGGTGCTGCGCTGGCTCCGCCAGCGTGACGTGGGGCCGGCGCTGGCGGCGCTCGCCGGGAGCCTGACCAACACCGTGGGCGTGCTGGGGCTGGTCACGCTGCGCGGCTACCTGCCCTGGCAGCTCTCGCTGGGCATCGCCGTGGTGCAGGGGCTGCCGGAGGCGCTGGTGGCCATGGTGCTGACCGTGGCCGTCTACCGCGGGCTGAGGCGGAGCGGGCTGGTGGCCGCCGCCGGCGGCACCGTGGAGGCGAAGGTGGAGAATGTTACTCGCGCTTGA
- a CDS encoding DUF441 domain-containing protein yields MLGESEPLFILLLLLALGLLARNSLLAGSAAVLILLRLAGATPLLGWLGRYGISAGIFLLILAILVPVADGRIPLGAFFAELLRPAGLVAVLVSAAAAYVAKDGVELLARQPSVMVGLIAGSIAGVLVGGVPTGPLIAAGITALVARLFR; encoded by the coding sequence GTGCTCGGAGAGTCGGAACCGCTGTTCATCCTCCTCCTTCTCCTGGCCCTGGGACTCCTGGCCCGAAACAGCCTCCTGGCCGGCTCGGCCGCCGTCCTCATCCTGCTCCGCCTGGCCGGGGCGACCCCGCTGCTGGGCTGGCTGGGCCGCTACGGGATCAGCGCCGGCATCTTCCTGCTCATCCTGGCCATCCTGGTCCCGGTGGCCGACGGGAGGATCCCGCTGGGCGCCTTCTTCGCCGAGCTGCTGCGTCCGGCCGGCCTGGTGGCGGTGCTGGTCAGCGCGGCCGCCGCCTATGTCGCCAAGGACGGCGTGGAGCTCCTCGCCCGCCAGCCCTCGGTCATGGTCGGCCTGATCGCCGGCTCCATCGCCGGCGTGCTGGTGGGCGGCGTGCCGACCGGCCCGCTCATCGCCGCCGGCATCACCGCCCTCGTGGCCCGCCTCTTCCGCTGA
- a CDS encoding phosphosulfolactate synthase has translation MNSGSDSPSTLSPPRAGATRPAPCYSTGPEICRGPRGARPGAGEGRARGAVGRAAPRSSGGEYPAPAARGAGASARGAAAAPPPGGGESVHERGWSEIFPYPVQGRRPKPREQGLTMVIDKGLGLRATQDLLEMAADAIDVIKLAFGTPVLYPAERLREKVHLIQSYGIPAYPGGTLLEVAVVQGRFQDFLDEAERIGFRRLEVSDGTIPMTPDVRAEIIRLCRERGFEVVSEVGKKHPADRVPSTNLVEQVAADLEAGASHVIIEGRESGKGVVIYQEDGSIDDDELEYITRHVPDLSRLIWEAPLKSQQQDLILRFGPNVNLGNVHPEDVLACEALRVGLRGDTLRDALLRHPERFPFPYLLEREG, from the coding sequence ATGAACAGCGGTTCCGACTCTCCGAGCACCCTCTCGCCCCCCAGGGCGGGAGCAACCCGCCCAGCCCCGTGTTATTCGACCGGGCCCGAAATATGCCGCGGGCCAAGAGGAGCGCGGCCCGGCGCCGGGGAGGGGCGCGCCCGCGGTGCGGTCGGGCGCGCCGCACCTCGGTCAAGCGGCGGCGAATACCCTGCTCCCGCGGCGCGGGGAGCCGGCGCTTCCGCCCGAGGCGCGGCCGCGGCGCCCCCGCCGGGAGGAGGGGAGAGCGTGCACGAACGAGGCTGGTCGGAGATCTTTCCCTATCCCGTCCAGGGCCGGAGACCGAAGCCCCGCGAGCAGGGGCTGACCATGGTCATCGACAAGGGGCTCGGCCTTCGGGCGACGCAGGATCTGCTGGAGATGGCGGCGGACGCCATCGACGTCATCAAGCTGGCCTTTGGGACGCCGGTGCTCTACCCGGCCGAGCGGCTGCGCGAGAAGGTGCACCTCATCCAGAGCTACGGGATCCCCGCCTACCCGGGCGGGACGCTTCTGGAGGTGGCCGTGGTCCAGGGACGCTTTCAGGACTTCCTGGACGAGGCGGAACGGATCGGCTTCCGGCGCCTGGAGGTCTCCGACGGGACCATCCCCATGACACCCGACGTGCGCGCGGAGATCATCCGCCTCTGCCGCGAGCGCGGCTTCGAGGTGGTCAGCGAGGTGGGCAAGAAGCATCCCGCCGACCGGGTCCCCTCCACCAACCTGGTGGAGCAGGTGGCCGCCGACCTCGAGGCGGGGGCCAGCCACGTGATCATCGAGGGGCGCGAGTCGGGCAAGGGCGTGGTCATCTACCAGGAGGACGGCTCCATCGACGACGACGAGCTGGAGTACATCACCCGCCACGTGCCCGACCTGAGCCGGCTGATCTGGGAGGCGCCGCTCAAGTCCCAGCAGCAGGACCTCATCCTGCGCTTCGGGCCCAACGTCAACCTGGGCAACGTCCATCCCGAGGACGTGCTCGCCTGCGAGGCGCTGCGCGTCGGCCTGCGCGGCGACACGCTCAGGGACGCGCTCCTCCGCCATCCGGAGCGCTTCCCCTTCCCCTACCTGCTGGAGCGCGAGGGGTGA
- a CDS encoding 3-phosphoglycerate dehydrogenase, with protein sequence MAVWVTEPVSAFFWHSLRRLDEAVYVAGGRLEGGRPPAGERPWALVVRNRTRVEEALLEALTPPLRLVARLGSGLDNVDLEAARRLGVEVVSAPALNAEATADFTWLLALAASRHLERALGRSRAGPAERLAMAGRQLAGRTWGVVGFGAVGRRVAARALAWGMRVLALPPRHPVPAPPGVAWSGLEELLGRSDVVSLHLPLTAETYHLLDAGRLALLRPGSLLVNTARGALVDEEALLAALERGRPAAAALDVREEPLREPDPLAGHPRVLLTPHVAGWSREALAAVERRVLGELARRLPGGGAGPAGPRSRRSRLTPRAPAGRGRGSAPDGGGARP encoded by the coding sequence ATGGCGGTCTGGGTGACCGAGCCGGTCTCGGCCTTCTTCTGGCACTCGCTGCGCCGCCTGGACGAGGCGGTCTACGTGGCCGGCGGGAGGCTCGAGGGCGGTCGCCCCCCGGCCGGCGAGCGCCCGTGGGCGCTGGTGGTGCGGAACCGGACGCGGGTGGAGGAGGCCCTGCTGGAGGCGCTGACGCCTCCGCTCCGCCTCGTCGCCCGGCTCGGCAGCGGCCTGGACAACGTCGACCTGGAGGCGGCGCGCCGCCTGGGGGTCGAGGTGGTCTCCGCGCCCGCTCTTAACGCCGAGGCGACGGCCGACTTCACCTGGCTCCTCGCCCTGGCCGCCAGCCGCCACCTGGAACGGGCGCTCGGCCGGAGCCGCGCCGGGCCGGCGGAGCGCCTCGCCATGGCCGGCCGCCAGCTGGCGGGCCGCACCTGGGGCGTGGTCGGCTTCGGGGCGGTGGGCCGCCGGGTGGCCGCCCGGGCGCTGGCCTGGGGTATGCGCGTCCTGGCCCTCCCTCCCCGGCATCCGGTCCCCGCCCCGCCAGGGGTGGCGTGGAGCGGCCTTGAGGAGCTGCTGGGCCGCTCCGACGTGGTCAGCCTCCACCTGCCCCTGACGGCCGAGACCTATCACCTGCTGGACGCGGGGAGGCTCGCGCTCCTCCGGCCCGGCTCGCTCCTGGTCAACACCGCCCGCGGCGCCCTGGTGGACGAAGAGGCGCTCCTCGCCGCCCTGGAGCGCGGCCGCCCGGCGGCGGCCGCGCTCGACGTGCGCGAGGAGCCGCTCCGCGAACCCGACCCCCTGGCCGGCCACCCTCGGGTGCTGCTGACGCCGCACGTGGCCGGCTGGAGTCGTGAGGCGCTGGCCGCAGTCGAGCGCCGCGTGCTGGGCGAGCTGGCCCGGCGGCTGCCGGGGGGCGGGGCCGGCCCCGCGGGGCCGCGCTCCCGCCGTTCCCGCCTCACCCCTCGCGCTCCAGCAGGTAGGGGAAGGGGAAGCGCTCCGGATGGCGGAGGAGCGCGTCCCTGA